One Candidatus Ornithobacterium hominis genomic region harbors:
- the rfbB gene encoding dTDP-glucose 4,6-dehydratase yields MKKTILITGGAGFIGSHVVRRFVNEYPDYTIVNLDALTYAGNLENLKDIEEKPNYIFEKGDITDADFIEKLFQKYPFDGVIHLAAESHVDRSITDPLAFAKTNILGTMILLNAAKDSWKNDFEGKKFYHVSTDEVYGTLGETGLFTEETAYDPNSPYSASKASSDHFVRAYGETYGLPYVVSNCSNNYGPNHFPEKLIPLFINNIINEKPLPVYGDGNYTRDWLFVVDHARAIDLIFHQGKNKETYNIGGFNEWKNIDLVKELCQQMDEKLGREKGTSEKLITFVKDRPGHDLRYAIDATKINQELGWKPSVTFPEGLKKTIDWYFDNQDWLKNVTSGEYQDYYKKQYN; encoded by the coding sequence ATGAAAAAAACAATTTTAATCACTGGAGGAGCTGGATTTATTGGCTCACACGTAGTTAGGCGGTTCGTGAATGAATATCCTGACTACACCATCGTAAATTTAGATGCATTAACCTATGCTGGAAATTTAGAAAATCTGAAAGACATAGAAGAAAAACCTAATTATATATTTGAAAAAGGTGATATAACCGATGCTGATTTTATTGAAAAATTGTTTCAAAAATATCCGTTTGATGGAGTCATTCACTTGGCGGCAGAATCTCATGTAGACCGTTCTATCACCGACCCATTGGCTTTTGCTAAAACCAATATTTTAGGGACAATGATATTGTTGAACGCTGCCAAAGATTCCTGGAAAAACGACTTTGAAGGCAAAAAATTCTATCATGTTTCTACCGATGAAGTTTACGGGACTTTAGGCGAAACTGGCTTGTTTACAGAAGAAACCGCTTATGACCCGAATTCTCCGTATTCAGCATCTAAAGCGTCTTCAGACCATTTTGTGAGAGCCTATGGCGAAACTTATGGCTTGCCTTACGTGGTTTCTAATTGCTCCAATAATTATGGCCCAAATCATTTCCCAGAGAAATTGATTCCGCTTTTCATTAACAATATCATCAATGAAAAACCTTTACCCGTTTATGGCGATGGAAATTACACCAGAGATTGGTTGTTTGTGGTTGACCATGCCAGAGCGATTGATTTAATCTTTCATCAAGGAAAAAACAAAGAAACCTACAATATTGGAGGCTTCAACGAATGGAAAAACATTGATTTGGTGAAAGAACTTTGTCAGCAAATGGATGAAAAATTAGGCAGAGAAAAGGGCACGTCAGAAAAGCTCATCACTTTCGTGAAAGACCGTCCAGGGCATGATTTGCGTTACGCAATAGATGCCACCAAAATCAATCAAGAATTGGGTTGGAAGCCGTCGGTAACCTTCCCTGAAGGTTTGAAAAAAACCATAGATTGGTATTTTGACAATCAAGATTGGCTAAAAAATGTAACCTCTGGCGAATACCAAGATTATTACAAGAAACAGTATAATTAA
- a CDS encoding SDR family oxidoreductase translates to MKKHILVTGAAGFIGSNLAETLLAKGYQVSGLDNFATGHRKNIEAFLVNENFSFTEGDIRDLATCQEACKTVDFILHQAALGSVPRSINDPITSNDVNVGGFLNMLVAARDNGVKRFVYAASSSTYGDSIALPKIEDKIGKPLSPYAVTKLVNEVYADVFYKTYGLNSIGLRYFNVFGRRQDPNGAYAAVIPKFVLQFMQHKSPTINGDGTFSRDFTYIDNVIQMNLRAIETENEAAFNEVYNTAVGDRTSIKGMAELLRTYLSEYDAEIANVEILYGPNRKGDVPHSLASIDKAKEKLGYEPTHIFQEGLKEAVAWYWENLR, encoded by the coding sequence ATGAAAAAACATATTTTAGTAACTGGAGCAGCGGGTTTTATCGGTTCAAACTTAGCTGAAACGCTTTTAGCAAAAGGCTATCAAGTTTCAGGATTAGACAACTTTGCTACAGGTCACAGAAAAAATATTGAAGCTTTCTTAGTTAACGAAAACTTTTCTTTCACAGAAGGAGATATTCGTGATTTAGCTACTTGCCAAGAAGCTTGTAAAACCGTTGATTTTATATTACATCAAGCAGCTTTAGGTTCTGTCCCTCGCTCTATCAATGACCCAATTACGAGCAATGATGTAAATGTAGGTGGATTTCTCAACATGTTAGTAGCGGCAAGAGATAATGGCGTAAAAAGATTTGTATATGCCGCAAGTTCTTCTACTTACGGTGATTCTATCGCTTTGCCAAAAATTGAAGATAAAATCGGAAAACCACTTTCGCCTTATGCTGTAACTAAATTGGTAAACGAAGTTTATGCCGATGTTTTTTACAAAACTTATGGATTAAACTCCATTGGCTTACGATATTTCAACGTTTTTGGCCGAAGACAAGACCCGAACGGAGCTTATGCAGCTGTGATTCCGAAATTTGTTTTACAATTTATGCAACACAAATCGCCAACCATCAATGGTGATGGCACATTTTCTCGTGATTTCACCTATATTGATAATGTGATTCAAATGAATCTGAGGGCGATTGAAACAGAAAATGAAGCAGCTTTCAATGAAGTTTATAACACTGCCGTTGGTGATAGAACAAGCATCAAAGGCATGGCTGAATTATTGAGAACATACCTTTCTGAATACGATGCCGAAATTGCTAACGTAGAAATTTTATATGGCCCAAACCGAAAAGGAGATGTCCCTCATTCATTGGCTTCTATTGATAAAGCGAAAGAAAAATTAGGCTACGAACCTACCCATATCTTCCAAGAAGGACTGAAGGAAGCAGTGGCTTGGTATTGGGAAAATTTACGTTGA
- a CDS encoding nucleotide sugar dehydrogenase translates to MNHKITVIGLGYVGLPLARLFAEKYPVVGFDINQERVEKLNQGHDDTLEVSDELLQSVLLKQNPTLGETGLFNSANAEDIADSTIYVITVPTPVDKNNRPVLTPLVKASETVGKVLQKGDIVIYESTVYPGATEEECIPVLEQHSGLKFNEDFFVGYSPERINPGDKEHTVEKILKVTSGSTPEIGKVVDDLYKSVIIAGTHLAPTIKVAEAAKVIENSQRDINIAFVNELAKIFNLMGINTLDVLEAAGTKWNFLPFRPGLVGGHCIGVDPYYLAQKAQEYGYHPEIILAGRRMNDGMGEYVASEVIKLMLKEDIKIKNAKILILGFTFKENCPDVRNTKVIDVINSLKSYSTEVIVFDPWANPAEVLREYQIETTQTLPNEKYDAIVLAVSHKEFKELDLASLKKDNAVVYDVKGFYSSSLVNKKL, encoded by the coding sequence ATGAATCATAAAATTACAGTCATTGGATTAGGCTATGTCGGTTTACCATTGGCAAGATTATTTGCAGAAAAATATCCTGTGGTTGGTTTTGATATCAACCAAGAAAGAGTTGAAAAATTAAATCAAGGACATGACGATACATTAGAAGTTTCTGACGAATTATTGCAATCTGTATTGTTAAAACAAAATCCGACTCTAGGCGAAACTGGTTTGTTCAATTCAGCAAATGCAGAAGATATCGCTGACTCTACTATATACGTGATTACAGTCCCTACACCTGTAGATAAAAACAATCGCCCTGTTTTAACCCCTTTAGTTAAGGCCAGCGAAACCGTAGGTAAAGTTTTACAAAAAGGAGATATAGTCATCTATGAATCAACGGTTTACCCTGGAGCTACAGAAGAAGAGTGTATCCCAGTATTGGAGCAACATTCAGGCTTGAAATTTAATGAAGATTTCTTTGTAGGATATTCTCCTGAGCGAATTAACCCTGGTGATAAAGAGCATACCGTAGAAAAAATCTTGAAAGTAACTTCAGGTTCCACGCCAGAAATCGGTAAAGTGGTAGATGATTTATACAAATCTGTGATTATTGCAGGAACACACCTCGCCCCTACCATCAAAGTGGCTGAAGCAGCAAAAGTGATTGAAAATTCTCAAAGAGATATCAATATCGCTTTTGTAAATGAATTAGCAAAGATTTTTAATTTAATGGGAATCAACACCTTAGACGTTCTAGAAGCCGCTGGAACTAAATGGAATTTCTTGCCCTTCCGTCCAGGATTAGTAGGTGGGCATTGCATCGGTGTAGACCCTTACTATTTAGCCCAAAAAGCTCAAGAATATGGCTACCATCCAGAAATCATTTTAGCTGGTAGGAGAATGAACGATGGAATGGGCGAATACGTTGCTTCTGAGGTAATTAAGCTAATGTTGAAAGAAGACATTAAAATCAAAAATGCTAAAATTTTGATCTTAGGTTTCACTTTCAAAGAAAACTGCCCGGACGTTAGAAATACCAAAGTAATTGATGTGATTAATTCATTGAAATCATACAGCACAGAAGTTATAGTTTTTGACCCTTGGGCAAACCCCGCAGAAGTGCTACGCGAGTACCAAATTGAAACAACGCAAACTTTACCTAACGAGAAATACGATGCAATAGTTTTAGCCGTTTCTCACAAAGAATTTAAAGAGCTTGATTTAGCATCTTTGAAGAAAGATAACGCCGTGGTATATGATGTGAAGGGATTTTACTCTTCTTCTCTTGTAAATAAAAAGCTCTAG
- a CDS encoding polysaccharide biosynthesis/export family protein, translating into MKKIILTFLIVFTITSCRTQKDVLYLQNIDNIPIELDNFTNPTIQRGDVMTIIVSAYDEALVKPFNLGGGIANTTNKATAELNPNSYLVDGEGNIEFPMLGTINAAGKTRKALSDELQQKISEFIKNPMVNIRIMNFKVTMLGEFNKQGVVNSTSDRINIMEAIANAEGMSYYAIRDSVMLIRTIDGKRHHTFVNLHDANLMNSDYYYLRQNDILYALPTKSRAMEFNTKPITSVLTVLGFLTAIIALFK; encoded by the coding sequence ATGAAAAAAATAATTTTAACCTTTCTAATTGTTTTTACGATTACCTCTTGCCGTACACAGAAAGATGTTTTGTATTTACAAAATATTGACAATATCCCTATTGAATTAGATAATTTCACCAACCCTACCATCCAAAGAGGGGATGTGATGACCATTATTGTAAGTGCTTATGATGAGGCTCTAGTAAAACCTTTTAACTTAGGAGGAGGAATCGCTAACACTACAAATAAAGCGACGGCTGAGCTTAACCCCAATTCATATTTGGTGGATGGCGAAGGTAACATTGAATTTCCAATGCTGGGGACCATCAATGCTGCTGGTAAGACAAGAAAAGCTCTTTCAGATGAACTTCAACAAAAAATTTCAGAATTCATTAAGAATCCTATGGTAAATATTCGAATCATGAATTTTAAAGTAACCATGCTAGGTGAATTTAACAAGCAAGGGGTCGTTAATTCAACCTCTGATCGCATTAACATCATGGAAGCTATTGCCAATGCGGAGGGAATGTCTTATTATGCTATTCGTGATTCAGTTATGCTAATTAGAACCATTGATGGGAAAAGACATCATACCTTTGTTAATTTACATGATGCTAATTTAATGAATAGCGACTATTATTACTTGAGACAAAATGACATTTTATATGCCTTGCCTACAAAATCAAGAGCTATGGAATTTAACACAAAACCTATAACCTCTGTATTAACAGTACTTGGGTTTTTAACTGCAATTATTGCTTTATTTAAATAG
- a CDS encoding GumC family protein codes for MKTNNIQNPFLEESSFERTAKLRESIAAYIRRWPIFLISILFFLFVAWLYTRYLTPVYESNIKVLIKDSSKELGANMLLSNSGAQRAMFNSLNDEVEIIKSYQLVQKVINNLDLSNTYIKRGKVIDVEVYKNELPILLKNFTPDSLIHTTTMEIEYNLPKIKITSGEVTIDTELNQAFKINKQSFSFYNNPHNNHSTVGSFTVISAPSNSLTKSLKNGISIDSEYYSNVITISLDGANTNKTEAILAELVRVYNQDAKKDKSLEFEKTEEFIEERIAILNRELSGVEGEKETFQQSNDIANLPSEIVGSIERKDQLESQLLELDTQLSLANTYKSYVNNQSLSEVLPSDISNSGRNTNSAVSTYNQLVMERNNLIANGATSNHPMVKNLETSISSAKQNILTNISKHQEVLRSTRRDLTSQLTSASGFKRQAPTFERIARDIDRQQQIKESLYLLLLEKREEAAISKAITEDKIKIINPPSSTGPVSPIKSRYYLGAFALGLLLPLAGIYIKELLKNKIETRDDLEELINGKPIVGEIPRINTKQDKYVAVRGDLSSLSEAFRIMRTNLEFVISKIQRDTSKAVVILVTSSIKGEGKTFISMNYAHTLGQLEGKKTIIIGSDIRNPQLHKFESLEKNILGLTDYLYHENDDVEQYIHTSKADNKIDILFSGRIPPNPTEMLMSLRFENLIKELQEKYDYIVIDSAPLVLVSDTYHISNLADVTLYVTRSEHTPKNVLRVPLEAEEKNRLNHLTFVLNDISTAHSGYAYGYKYNYGYGYGYGLKNRKRPFHERLLSSFGINLKK; via the coding sequence ATGAAAACTAACAATATCCAAAATCCTTTTTTAGAAGAATCATCCTTTGAAAGAACAGCAAAATTAAGAGAGAGTATAGCAGCTTATATTAGAAGATGGCCTATTTTTTTAATCAGTATTTTATTCTTTTTATTTGTAGCTTGGCTATATACGCGTTATTTAACTCCGGTTTATGAATCTAATATAAAAGTTTTAATCAAAGATTCTTCAAAAGAATTAGGTGCCAACATGTTATTAAGCAATTCTGGGGCGCAAAGAGCCATGTTTAATAGTTTAAATGATGAGGTAGAAATTATTAAATCCTATCAATTGGTTCAAAAAGTTATTAACAATTTAGATTTATCTAATACTTATATAAAACGAGGCAAAGTCATTGATGTAGAGGTATATAAAAACGAACTTCCTATTTTATTAAAAAACTTTACCCCCGATTCATTGATTCATACCACAACCATGGAAATTGAATATAATTTGCCTAAAATAAAAATCACATCGGGTGAAGTGACGATTGATACCGAGCTTAATCAAGCTTTTAAAATAAATAAACAAAGTTTCTCTTTTTACAACAATCCCCATAATAATCATAGTACGGTGGGGAGCTTTACAGTTATTTCTGCCCCTTCTAATTCCTTGACTAAAAGCTTAAAGAACGGAATTAGCATTGATTCTGAATATTACTCCAATGTTATTACTATTTCATTAGATGGAGCTAATACCAACAAAACTGAAGCTATTTTAGCTGAATTAGTGAGAGTTTATAATCAAGATGCAAAAAAAGATAAATCTTTAGAATTTGAAAAAACAGAGGAATTTATTGAGGAAAGGATTGCCATTCTCAATAGAGAACTTTCTGGAGTTGAAGGGGAAAAAGAAACCTTCCAACAATCGAATGATATTGCTAATTTACCTTCTGAAATTGTAGGTAGTATAGAAAGGAAAGATCAACTAGAGTCTCAACTATTAGAATTAGACACTCAATTAAGTTTAGCCAATACTTATAAGAGTTATGTAAATAATCAATCGCTAAGCGAAGTTTTGCCTAGCGATATCTCCAATTCAGGTAGGAATACAAACTCTGCGGTTTCTACCTACAATCAATTAGTTATGGAAAGGAATAATTTAATCGCAAATGGGGCTACTTCAAATCATCCAATGGTTAAAAATTTAGAAACAAGCATTTCATCAGCAAAACAAAATATTTTAACCAATATATCTAAACACCAAGAAGTTTTAAGAAGTACACGCAGAGATTTAACTTCACAGTTAACTTCTGCTTCTGGCTTCAAAAGACAAGCCCCTACATTTGAGCGTATAGCAAGAGACATTGACCGCCAGCAACAAATTAAAGAAAGTTTATATCTTCTATTATTAGAAAAAAGAGAAGAGGCCGCAATTTCTAAAGCAATTACTGAAGATAAAATAAAGATTATTAACCCTCCTTCAAGTACTGGCCCTGTATCTCCAATAAAGTCTAGATATTATTTGGGCGCTTTCGCTCTAGGTTTACTTTTACCCTTAGCTGGTATTTATATTAAAGAGTTGCTTAAAAATAAAATTGAAACACGCGATGATTTAGAAGAGTTAATCAATGGGAAGCCAATCGTTGGAGAAATCCCTCGCATAAATACTAAGCAAGATAAATATGTTGCTGTAAGAGGGGATTTGAGTAGTTTATCTGAAGCTTTCAGAATTATGCGTACAAATCTAGAATTTGTGATTTCTAAAATTCAACGAGACACCTCAAAAGCTGTAGTCATTTTAGTCACTTCCTCCATTAAAGGAGAGGGAAAGACTTTTATTTCCATGAATTATGCGCATACTCTAGGTCAATTAGAGGGTAAAAAAACTATCATCATTGGTTCAGATATTCGAAATCCACAATTGCATAAATTTGAGAGCTTAGAAAAAAATATTCTTGGCTTAACCGATTATTTATACCACGAAAATGATGATGTAGAACAATACATTCACACCTCTAAGGCAGACAACAAGATAGATATTCTTTTTTCAGGGAGAATACCTCCAAATCCTACGGAAATGCTGATGAGTTTGCGTTTTGAGAATTTGATTAAAGAATTGCAAGAAAAATACGATTATATTGTCATAGATTCTGCTCCATTAGTATTGGTATCAGACACTTATCATATCAGCAATTTAGCTGATGTTACTCTCTATGTTACCCGTTCTGAGCATACACCTAAAAACGTATTACGAGTTCCTCTAGAAGCTGAAGAAAAAAATCGTTTAAATCACTTAACTTTCGTTTTGAATGACATATCAACAGCCCATTCTGGCTATGCTTATGGCTACAAATATAACTATGGTTATGGATACGGATACGGCTTAAAAAATAGAAAACGTCCATTCCATGAACGTTTATTATCAAGTTTTGGTATAAATTTAAAAAAATGA